One Acanthopagrus latus isolate v.2019 chromosome 12, fAcaLat1.1, whole genome shotgun sequence genomic region harbors:
- the sdad1 gene encoding protein SDA1 homolog, giving the protein MSGRHNNKLPNNLPQLQNLIKRDPQSYIEEFQQQYRHYQSNVQIFKLQPDKPNKELADLVMFLAQVGHCYLQHLSSFPQELSELLMSHHTVLEPDLRMTFCKALILLRNKDLIDPSGLLELFFELLRCHDKLLRKTLYTHIVADIKNINAKHKNNKVNTTLQNFMYTMLRDSNPIAAKISLDVMGELYTRNIWNDAKTVNVITTACFSKVTKILVAGLKFFLGKDEDEKNDSDSDSEAEGPSVRDLKVRFSTGKKTTKNKKKLEKAMKVLKKHKKKRKVEVFNFSAIHLIHDPQDFSEKLLKQLEESKERFEVKIMMMDLISRLVGIHELFLFNFYPFIQRFLQPHQREVTKILLCAAQSSHQLVPPEVIEPVIMTIANNFVTDRNSGEVMTVGINAIKEVAARCPLAITEDLLQDLAQYKTHKDKNVMMSARGLIQLFRSLNPQMLHKRDRGRPTEASAEAKIKDYGELEAKDYIPGAEVLEVDEVKKEGEEDEDGWESASISDDDEDGEWVDVHHSSDEDTGEVAEKLQSIPLEERQAKAAAVSGSRLLTQDDFKKIRLVQLAKEVNGAPGKGQKRKNVDSDDEGDNRGELLTLRNIEKLHKKPKADKETRLATAMAGRTDRKDFVKKHTKLNPHASTSNREKRKTKNFMMMRHSQNVRTKGKRSFREKQIALRDALLKNKRRK; this is encoded by the exons ATGTCTGGGCGACATAACAACAAGCTGCCGAACAACTTGCCACAGCTGCAGAATCTTATTAAAAGAGATCCGCAGTCGTACATTGAGGAG TTTCAGCAGCAGTACCGGCACTATCAGTCCAATGTACAAATCTTCAAGCTGCAGCCTGACAAGCCGAACAAGGAGCTGGCAGATCTTGTCATGTTTCTCGCTCAG GTTGGTCACTGCTACCTGCAGCACCTGTCATCCTTTCCACAAGAGCTGTCTGAGTTACTGATGAGCCACCACACAGTCCTGGAGCCAGATCTCAGAATG ACCTTCTGCAAAGCGCTGATTCTTCTGAGGAATAAAGATCTGATTGACCCCTCCGGCCTCCTGGAGCTCTTCTTTGAGCTGCTGCGATGTCATGATAAACTTCTCCGAAAG actctgtacacacacatagtcGCAGACATAAAAAATATCAATGctaagcacaaaaacaacaaggttAACACA acATTACAGAACTTCATGTACACCATGCTCAGAGACAGTAATCCCATCGCCGCAAAGATCTCTTTAGACGTCATGGGGGAGCTTTATACAAGGAACATATG GAATGATGCCAAAACAGTTAATGTCATCACAACGGCATGCTTCTCTAAAGTGACAAAG ATCCTTGTTGCGGGTCTTAAATTCTTCCTGGGTAAAGACGAGGATGAGAAGAATGACAGTGATTCAGATTCGGAG GCGGAGGGGCCATCAGTCCGGGACCTGAAGGTGAGATTCTCCACCGGCAAGAAAACCaccaaaaacaagaagaagctGGAAAAGGCGATGAAAGTCCTCAAg aaacacaagaagaagaggaaagtaGAGGTGTTCAATTTCTCCGCAATTCACCTGATTCACGATCCGCAAG atttctCAGAGAAACTCTTGAAGCAGTTGGAAGAGTCTAAAGAGCGCTTCGAGGTGAAGATCATGATGATGGATCTCATTTCCAGACTTGTTGGGATCCATGAG CTCTTCCTCTTCAATTTTTATCCCTTCATCCAGAGATTCCTACAGCCACATcaaagag AGGTGACAAAGATTCTCCTGTGTGCCGCCCAGTCGTCCCATCAGCTTGTTCCACCTGAG GTCATCGAACCTGTGATCATGACCATCGCCAACAACTTTGTGACAGACAGAAACTCCGGGGAGGTCATGACTGTGGG CATCAACGCCATCAAAGAAGTGGCAGCCCGCTGTCCACTGGCCATCACTGAAGACCTGCTGCAGGACCTGGCCCAGTACAAGACCCATAAAGACAAGA atgtgatgatgtcagcaaGAGGACTGATCCAGCTGTTCAGGAGTCTTAATCCACAGATGTTGCACAAGAGGGACAGG GGGCGACCTACTGAGGCCTCAGCTGAGGCAAAGATCAAAGACTACGGAGAGCTTGAGGCTAAAGACTACATCCCCGGAGCTGAAGTCCTGGAGGTGGACGAGgtgaaaaaagaaggagaggaagacgaaG ACGGCTGGGAGAGTGCCAGCATCAGTGACGATGATGAAGACGGGGAGTGGGTGGACGTTCACCACTCGTCTGACGAAGACACAGGAGAAGTG GCCGAGAAGCTTCAGAGTATTCCCCTCGAGGAGAGACAAGCCAAGGCGGCAGCTGTCAGCGGCAGCAGGCTCCTCACTCAAGACGACTTCAAGAAGATCCGTCTGGTGCAGCTGGCCAAGGAGGTCAATGGTGCGCCGGGCAAGGGCCAGAAGAGGAAGAACGTGGACAGTGACGATGAGGGAGACAACAG AGGGGAGCTGCTGACCTTGAGGAATATTGAGAAACTACATAAGAAACCTAAAGCAGACAAGGAGACACGCCTGGCAACAGCAATG GCGGGACGGACGGACCGGAAAGATTTTGTCAAGAAGCACACCAAACTGAACCCACACGCCAGCACGAGCAacagggagaagaggaagacgaagaaCTTCATGATGATGAGACACAGTCAGAACGTCAGAACAAAAGGCAAACGCTCCTTCAGGGAGAAACAG attGCTCTACGGGACGCTCTCCTGAAAAACAAGAGGCGCAAGTAG